Proteins from one Mytilus galloprovincialis chromosome 11, xbMytGall1.hap1.1, whole genome shotgun sequence genomic window:
- the LOC143051616 gene encoding tubulin beta-4B chain-like — MREIVHLQVGQCGNQIGSIFWEMISGEHGIDESGQYVGDSALQLERIDVYYKEGSNRNYVPRSILVDLEPGTLDYARASAYGKLFRPDNFVAGYAGAGNNWAKGHYTEGAELVDNVMDVIRKESESCECLQGFQLCHSLGGGTGSGMGTLIISKIREEYPDRIMNTFSVVPSPKVSDTVVEPYNSTLSVHQLVENTDETYCIDNEALYDICFNTLKLKTPTYGDLNHLVSLTMSGVTTCLRFPGQLNADLRKLAVNMVPFPRLHFFMPGFAPLTSRACQDYRAVSVQELTQQMFDAKNMMAACDPRHGRYLTVATIFRGHISMKEVDEQMLNVQNKNSSYFVEWIPHNVKTAVCDIPPKGTKMSGTFIGNSTAIQELFKRISEQFTAMFRRKAFLHWYTGEGMDEMEFTEAESNMNDLISEYQQYQDATTEDFCDEIEEEEEIDVD, encoded by the exons atgaggGAAATTGTACATTTACAAGTCGGACAGTGTGGGAATCAAATAGGTTCAATTTTCTGGGAAATGATATCTGGTGAACATGGAATTGATGAGTCCGGACAGTATGTCGGTGACTCAGCTTTACAATTAGAAAGAATTGACGTTTATTATAAAGAAGGATCAAACCGGAACTATGTTCCGAGATCAATTCTTGTTGATTTAGAACCTGGAACACTCGACTACGCCAGAGCAAGTGCTTATGGAAAGTTGTTCCGGCCGGATAATTTTGTCGCTGGATATGCTGGAGCCGGAAATAATTGGGCAAAAGGCCATTATACAGAAGGAGCGGAATTGGTAGACAACGTTATGGATGTGATCCGAAAGGAGTCGGAATCTTGCGAATGTCTCCAAGGTTTCCAGCTCTGTCATTCCTTAGGAGGCGGAACCGGATCCGGTATGGGAACTCTGATCATTTCCAAAATTAGAGAAGAATATCCGGATAGAATTATGAATACATTTTCTGTTGTGCCATCACCTAAG GTATCTGATACAGTTGTAGAGCCGTACAACTCTACATTGTCTGTTCACCAGCTAGTCGAAAACACAGATGAGACATACTGCATCGACAACGAGGCTCTCTACGATATATGTTTCAACACACTAAAATTAAAAACTCCAACATACGGGGACTTAAACCATTTAGTAAGTTTAACGATGTCTGGTGTCACAACATGTTTACGGTTTCCAGGACAATTGAATGCTGATTTAAGAAAACTGGCGGTAAACATGGTACCGTTTCCGCGTCTGCATTTCTTTATGCCCGGCTTCGCGCCACTGACATCACGCGCATGTCAAGACTACAGAGCAGTGTCCGTTCAGGAACTTACACAACAAATGTTCGATGCTAAAAATATGATGGCTGCATGTGATCCGAGACACGGACGATATTTAACTGTTGCTACTATTTTCCGCGGACATATTTCAATGAAAGAAGTTGATGAacaaatgttaaatgttcaaaacaaGAACAGTTCGTATTTTGTTGAATGGATTCCACACAATGTGAAAACTGCCGTTTGTGACATTCCACCTAAAGGAACAAAAATGTCTGGTACGTTCATAGGAAACAGCACTGCTATTCAAGAACTTTTCAAGAGGATTTCCGAACAATTTACTGCAATGTTCCGAAGGAAAGCTTTTCTGCATTGGTATACAGGGGAAGGAATGGACGAAATGGAATTTACCGAGGCGGAGTCGAATATGAATGATTTAATTTCCGAATACCAACAGTATCAAGATGCAACAACTGAAGATTTTTGCGACGAAAtagaggaagaagaagaaattGACGTTGACTAA